A window of Silurus meridionalis isolate SWU-2019-XX chromosome 4, ASM1480568v1, whole genome shotgun sequence contains these coding sequences:
- the ly86 gene encoding lymphocyte antigen 86, producing the protein MKLYCVVLILSILHLLTGDTQEDYWPVHTACDSDKIQVRYRSCDPIQDVGFSFSSCSDIETQPYLKASILLRQSIDELYVYVDLLKNKSFVIYHNEPICVRNFPRFSFCGKRRGEMVTIQTSLPGLRVPLKGEYNFKVRVINQNDFQIACVYVMATFR; encoded by the exons ATGAAGTTATACTGTGTTGTATTGATCCTGAGCATTTTACATCTGCTTACAGGGGACACACAGGAAGACTACTGGCCTGTTCACACTGCATGTGACTCAGACAAGATCCAAGTGAGATACAGGAGTTGTG ACCCAATACAGGATGTAGGCTTCAGTTTCAGCTCTTGTTCAGATATCGAGACACAGCCATACCTCAAAGCTTCCATTCTCTTGA GGCAATCCATTGATGAGCTTTATGTATATGTTgatctgttaaaaaataaatcttttgtaATCTACCACAATGAGCCCATCTGCGTACGTAATTTCCCTCGTTTCTCCTTCTGTGGCAAAAGGAGAGGAG aAATGGTTACTATTCAGACGTCTTTGCCAGGGCTGAGGGTTCCATTAAAG ggtgaatacaattttaaagtACGTGTTATAAACCAAAATGACTTCCAGATtgcttgtgtgtatgttatGGCTACATTTCGGTGA